One Cricetulus griseus strain 17A/GY chromosome 5, alternate assembly CriGri-PICRH-1.0, whole genome shotgun sequence genomic window carries:
- the Ubxn6 gene encoding UBX domain-containing protein 6 isoform X1: MKKFFQEIKADIKFKSAGPGQKLTDSAGQKTPKEKSPQQALQQPRQGPTDEAQMAAAAALARLEQKQPRARGPTSQDSIRNQVRKELQAEATSSNSPGAPGTNLAPEPKEEISPHLAVPGVYFICPLTGVTLRRDQRDAHIKEAILSHFSTDPVAASIMKIHTFNRDRDRVKLGVDTIAKYLDNIHLHPEEEKYQKIKLQNKVFQERINCLEGTHEFFEAIGFKKMTLPVPDQEGSEEFYVLGEATRAQPQSLEQHKQQLLSAEPVRAMLDRQRRVFRPSALASHFELPADFFSLTAEEVKREQRLRTEAVERLSSLRTKAMREKEEQRELRKYTYALLRVRLPDGCLLQGTFYARERLPVLFQFVREALQNDWLPFELRASGGQRLVEDEALALNECGLVPSALLTFSWDASVLEDMRAAGAEPATCVLRPELLAAIEQLS, encoded by the exons ATGAAGAAGTTCTTCCAGGAGATCAAGGCTGACATCAAGTTCAAGAGTGCGGGGCCGGGCCAGAAGCTCACGGACTCCGCAGG ACAGAAGACCCCCAAAGAAAAGTCGCCACAGCAGGCCCTCCAGCAGCCCCGCCAGGGCCCCACCGATGAGGCACagatggctgctgctgctgccttggCTAGACTGGAACAGAAGCAGCCCCGAGCTCGGGGCCCCACATCTCAGGACTCCATCCGGAACCAGG TGAGAAAGGAACTTCAGGCAGAAGCCACCTCCAGCAACAGCCCAGGGGCTCCCGGGACCAACTTG GCACCTGAACCCAAAGAGGAAATCTCTCCCCACCTGGCAGTGCCTGGTGTATACTTCATCTGCCCGCTCACAGGTGTCACCTTGAGGAGGGATCAACGGGATGCCCACATCAAGGAGGCCATCCTGTCG cACTTCTCCACAGACCCCGTAGCTGCCTCCATCATGAAGATACATACGTTCAACAGAGACCGGGACCGAGTGAAGCTGGGAGTGGACACCATCGCCAA ATACCTGGACAACATTCATTTGCACCCAGAGGAGGAAAAGTACCAGAAAATCAAACTGCAGAATAAGGTGTTCCAG GAGCGCATCAACTGCCTGGAGGGTACCCATGAGTTCTTCGAAGCCATCGGCTTCAAGAAGATGACACTGCCAGTACCAGATCAGG AAGGTTCTGAGGAGTTCTATGTGCTGGGTGAGGCCACACGAGCACAGCCGCAGAGCCTGGAGCAGCACAAGCAGCAGCTGCTTAGTGCAGAGCCAGTGCGAGCCATGCTGGACCGGCAGCGCCGAGTCTTCCGACCCTCAGCCCTGGCCTCACACTTTGAGCTCCCCGCCGACTTCTTCAGCCTCACAGCAGAGGAGGTGAAACGCGAGCAAAGGCTCAG AACTGAGGCCGTGGAGCGGCTGAGCTCACTAAGGACCAAGGCCATGCGCGAAAAGGAGGAGCAGCGGGAGCTGCGCAAGTACACCTATGCCCTACTGCGTGTGCGCCTGCCCGATGGCTGCTTGCTGCAGG GGACCTTCTATGCCCGGGAGCGGCTGCCTGTGCTCTTCCAGTTTGTGCGCGAAGCATTGCAGAATGACTGGCTGCCCTTTGAGCTGAGGGCCTCAGGTGGACAGAGGCTGGTGGAGGACGAGGCCCTGGCCCTGAACGAGTGTGGACTG GTACCCTCTGCCCTGCTGACCTTCTCCTGGGATGCTTCAGTGTTGGAGGACATGAGGGCTGCAGGAGCCGAGCCAGCCACATGTGTGTTGAGGCCTGAGCTGCTTGCAGCCATCGAGCAGCTCTCCTGA
- the Ubxn6 gene encoding UBX domain-containing protein 6 isoform X2, whose product MAAAAALARLEQKQPRARGPTSQDSIRNQVRKELQAEATSSNSPGAPGTNLAPEPKEEISPHLAVPGVYFICPLTGVTLRRDQRDAHIKEAILSHFSTDPVAASIMKIHTFNRDRDRVKLGVDTIAKYLDNIHLHPEEEKYQKIKLQNKVFQERINCLEGTHEFFEAIGFKKMTLPVPDQEGSEEFYVLGEATRAQPQSLEQHKQQLLSAEPVRAMLDRQRRVFRPSALASHFELPADFFSLTAEEVKREQRLRTEAVERLSSLRTKAMREKEEQRELRKYTYALLRVRLPDGCLLQGTFYARERLPVLFQFVREALQNDWLPFELRASGGQRLVEDEALALNECGLVPSALLTFSWDASVLEDMRAAGAEPATCVLRPELLAAIEQLS is encoded by the exons atggctgctgctgctgccttggCTAGACTGGAACAGAAGCAGCCCCGAGCTCGGGGCCCCACATCTCAGGACTCCATCCGGAACCAGG TGAGAAAGGAACTTCAGGCAGAAGCCACCTCCAGCAACAGCCCAGGGGCTCCCGGGACCAACTTG GCACCTGAACCCAAAGAGGAAATCTCTCCCCACCTGGCAGTGCCTGGTGTATACTTCATCTGCCCGCTCACAGGTGTCACCTTGAGGAGGGATCAACGGGATGCCCACATCAAGGAGGCCATCCTGTCG cACTTCTCCACAGACCCCGTAGCTGCCTCCATCATGAAGATACATACGTTCAACAGAGACCGGGACCGAGTGAAGCTGGGAGTGGACACCATCGCCAA ATACCTGGACAACATTCATTTGCACCCAGAGGAGGAAAAGTACCAGAAAATCAAACTGCAGAATAAGGTGTTCCAG GAGCGCATCAACTGCCTGGAGGGTACCCATGAGTTCTTCGAAGCCATCGGCTTCAAGAAGATGACACTGCCAGTACCAGATCAGG AAGGTTCTGAGGAGTTCTATGTGCTGGGTGAGGCCACACGAGCACAGCCGCAGAGCCTGGAGCAGCACAAGCAGCAGCTGCTTAGTGCAGAGCCAGTGCGAGCCATGCTGGACCGGCAGCGCCGAGTCTTCCGACCCTCAGCCCTGGCCTCACACTTTGAGCTCCCCGCCGACTTCTTCAGCCTCACAGCAGAGGAGGTGAAACGCGAGCAAAGGCTCAG AACTGAGGCCGTGGAGCGGCTGAGCTCACTAAGGACCAAGGCCATGCGCGAAAAGGAGGAGCAGCGGGAGCTGCGCAAGTACACCTATGCCCTACTGCGTGTGCGCCTGCCCGATGGCTGCTTGCTGCAGG GGACCTTCTATGCCCGGGAGCGGCTGCCTGTGCTCTTCCAGTTTGTGCGCGAAGCATTGCAGAATGACTGGCTGCCCTTTGAGCTGAGGGCCTCAGGTGGACAGAGGCTGGTGGAGGACGAGGCCCTGGCCCTGAACGAGTGTGGACTG GTACCCTCTGCCCTGCTGACCTTCTCCTGGGATGCTTCAGTGTTGGAGGACATGAGGGCTGCAGGAGCCGAGCCAGCCACATGTGTGTTGAGGCCTGAGCTGCTTGCAGCCATCGAGCAGCTCTCCTGA